From the genome of Halomonas sp. I5-271120, one region includes:
- a CDS encoding NADH:ubiquinone reductase (Na(+)-transporting) subunit D yields MSAATPKGVLITPIFKNNPIALQILGICSALAVTSSMSVSLVMALAVIAVTAFSSMFVSLIRNHIPSSIRIIVQMTIIASLVIVVDQVLKAYAYEMSKQLSVFVGLIITNCIVMGRAEGFAMQNGPVLSFLDGVGNGLGYGFILMVVAFFRELLGSGSLFGMTVLTPVQDGGWYVPNGLMLLPPSAFFVIGLIIWVMRSLQPEQIEENQFQMKHNTQPKEAV; encoded by the coding sequence ATGTCAGCTGCAACCCCCAAAGGCGTGCTGATCACGCCGATCTTCAAGAATAACCCGATCGCGCTGCAGATCCTCGGGATCTGCTCGGCGCTGGCGGTGACCAGCAGCATGAGCGTGTCGCTGGTCATGGCATTGGCAGTGATCGCGGTCACGGCATTTTCGAGCATGTTCGTTTCACTGATCCGCAATCACATTCCGTCCTCGATCCGCATCATCGTGCAGATGACCATCATCGCCTCGCTGGTGATCGTGGTCGATCAGGTGCTGAAGGCTTACGCCTATGAGATGTCCAAGCAGCTGTCGGTGTTCGTTGGCCTGATCATCACCAACTGCATCGTGATGGGCCGTGCCGAGGGCTTTGCCATGCAGAATGGCCCGGTGCTGTCGTTCCTCGACGGCGTGGGTAACGGTCTGGGCTATGGCTTCATCCTGATGGTGGTGGCCTTCTTCCGCGAACTGCTCGGTTCGGGCAGCCTGTTCGGTATGACTGTACTGACGCCCGTTCAGGACGGCGGCTGGTACGTGCCCAACGGCCTGATGCTGCTGCCGCCGTCGGCGTTCTTCGTCATCGGCCTGATCATCTGGGTGATGCGTAGCTTGCAGCCGGAACAGATTGAAGAGAATCAGTTCCAGATGAAGCACAACACACAGCCGAAGGAGGCCGTGTAA
- the rfbB gene encoding dTDP-glucose 4,6-dehydratase, producing MKLLVTGGAGFIGSAVIRHIIANTADSVVNVDKLTYAGNLESLAEVSDSDRYAFERVDICDRNELERVFSVHQPDAVMHLAAESHVDRSIDGPAAFIETNIIGTYTLLEVTRSYWNDLDSEGQQAFRLHHISTDEVYGDLEGPEGLFTEETSYAPSSPYSASKASSDHLVRAWHRTYGLPTLISNCSNNYGPYHFPEKLIPLVILNALEGKALPVYGKGEQIRDWLHVEDHARALYKVATEGRVGETYNIGGRNEKQNIEVVEAICSLLDELAPSHFTSHASLITYVPDRPGHDLRYAIDAGKIERELGWHPQETFESGIRKTVKWYLDNFEWCRRVQDGSYQRERLGVTTA from the coding sequence ATGAAGTTATTGGTTACCGGTGGCGCGGGCTTCATCGGCTCAGCAGTGATTCGCCATATCATCGCTAACACTGCCGACAGCGTGGTTAACGTTGATAAGCTGACCTACGCCGGAAATTTGGAGTCGTTGGCCGAGGTGAGCGACAGTGATCGCTATGCCTTTGAGCGGGTGGATATCTGTGACCGAAATGAGCTCGAGCGGGTTTTCAGTGTGCATCAGCCAGATGCGGTGATGCACCTGGCAGCAGAGAGCCATGTTGACCGTTCCATCGATGGCCCGGCAGCGTTTATCGAAACCAATATCATCGGCACCTACACGTTGCTGGAAGTGACGCGCTCCTACTGGAACGACTTGGATAGCGAAGGTCAGCAAGCCTTTCGCTTGCACCATATTTCCACCGACGAGGTCTATGGTGATCTGGAGGGGCCAGAGGGATTATTTACGGAAGAGACCTCCTACGCACCAAGCTCCCCATACTCCGCCAGCAAGGCTAGCTCAGATCATCTTGTACGCGCTTGGCACCGGACCTATGGCCTGCCCACCCTGATCTCTAATTGCTCCAACAACTACGGGCCCTATCACTTCCCCGAGAAGCTGATCCCGCTGGTGATCCTTAATGCGTTGGAAGGCAAGGCGCTGCCGGTCTACGGCAAGGGCGAGCAGATTCGCGATTGGCTTCATGTTGAGGATCATGCTCGCGCGCTCTACAAGGTGGCGACCGAGGGTAGGGTGGGGGAGACCTACAACATCGGCGGTCGTAACGAGAAGCAGAACATCGAAGTCGTAGAGGCCATCTGTTCGCTGCTGGACGAACTGGCCCCTTCACACTTCACTTCTCATGCCTCACTCATAACCTACGTCCCCGACCGCCCGGGCCACGACCTCCGGTACGCCATCGACGCGGGCAAGATCGAACGCGAACTCGGCTGGCACCCGCAAGAAACCTTCGAATCCGGCATCCGCAAGACCGTGAAGTGGTACCTCGACAACTTCGAATGGTGTCGCCGAGTGCAGGATGGCAGCTACCAGCGTGAACGCCTGGGTGTCACCACAGCTTAA
- a CDS encoding low molecular weight protein-tyrosine-phosphatase codes for MIEQVLVVCRGNICRSPVAAAMLKQLCPGKRVESAGLGAMTGQGVDPVARRLAEAEGLDVTGHMARQLSHEMLQQADLVLVMSHGQRLAVGELSLAALGKTMLFGHWLDSNATEIPDPYRKSEEAYQHVHQQLWHAAKAWAGKL; via the coding sequence ATGATCGAGCAGGTTCTGGTGGTATGCCGCGGCAATATCTGCCGTAGCCCGGTGGCCGCCGCCATGCTCAAGCAGCTATGCCCAGGCAAGCGGGTAGAATCGGCAGGGTTGGGAGCAATGACCGGTCAAGGAGTCGACCCCGTGGCAAGGCGCCTGGCGGAGGCCGAAGGGCTAGACGTGACGGGCCATATGGCACGCCAGCTAAGCCATGAAATGCTGCAGCAGGCGGATTTGGTGCTGGTGATGAGCCATGGCCAGCGACTAGCCGTGGGCGAGCTGTCACTGGCAGCACTCGGCAAGACGATGCTGTTCGGGCACTGGCTAGACAGCAATGCGACGGAGATCCCTGACCCCTACCGCAAGAGCGAGGAAGCCTATCAGCACGTTCATCAACAGCTGTGGCATGCCGCTAAGGCATGGGCCGGCAAGCTCTAG
- a CDS encoding Na(+)-translocating NADH-quinone reductase subunit A: MIEVKRGLDLPIAGAPEQRIEDARPVRHVAILGTDYVGMKPTMEVREGDSVKLGQLLFTDKKIDGVRFTAPAAGEVVAINRGEKRKLLSVVIKVDEKTEEAVEFTAHDAGKLASLDRQVVVDQLVESGLWTALRTRPFSRTPALDAVPESIFVTAVDTHPLSPDPAVIINEAPEAFENGLKVLSRLTEGKVFLCQAPDAKLPGSNVDQVQVESFGGPHPAGLVGTHIHYLSPVALNKKVWHIGYQDVIAFGKMFAEGTLDVSRVIAIGGPRAENPRLLRTRIGASTDELLAGEVKAPDDTRVISGSVFAGAIAEGALRYVGRFHNQLSLLEEGNKRAFMGWLSPGANRHSVMGIYLSKILGLKKYAPDTSTNGSERAMVPVGNYETVMPLDILPTQLLRSLIVGDIESAMQLGCLELDEEDLALCTYVCPGKYEYGPILRDNLTTIEKEA; this comes from the coding sequence ATGATCGAAGTCAAACGAGGCCTGGATCTCCCCATCGCGGGGGCGCCCGAGCAGCGCATCGAGGATGCGCGCCCGGTTCGTCACGTGGCCATCCTGGGCACCGACTATGTTGGCATGAAGCCGACCATGGAGGTCCGGGAGGGGGATAGCGTCAAACTAGGCCAGCTGCTCTTCACCGATAAGAAAATCGACGGCGTGCGTTTTACTGCGCCGGCGGCAGGTGAAGTCGTAGCGATCAACCGCGGGGAGAAGCGCAAGCTGCTGTCTGTGGTGATCAAGGTTGATGAAAAAACCGAAGAGGCCGTCGAGTTCACCGCCCATGACGCCGGTAAGCTCGCCAGCCTCGACCGTCAGGTGGTGGTTGACCAGCTCGTCGAGTCGGGTCTCTGGACGGCACTGCGCACGCGCCCGTTCTCTCGCACGCCAGCACTCGACGCCGTGCCGGAAAGCATTTTTGTCACTGCCGTCGACACCCATCCGCTCAGCCCGGATCCTGCCGTCATTATCAATGAGGCACCCGAGGCGTTCGAGAACGGTCTCAAGGTGCTGTCAAGGCTCACCGAAGGTAAGGTCTTCCTTTGCCAGGCACCTGACGCCAAGCTTCCGGGCAGCAACGTGGACCAGGTCCAGGTCGAGAGCTTTGGCGGCCCGCATCCGGCCGGCCTGGTGGGGACCCATATCCATTACCTGTCACCGGTGGCGCTGAACAAGAAGGTCTGGCACATCGGCTATCAGGATGTGATCGCCTTCGGCAAGATGTTCGCAGAGGGCACGCTGGACGTCAGCCGCGTGATCGCGATTGGCGGGCCGCGGGCCGAGAATCCGCGCCTGCTGCGCACTCGCATCGGTGCCAGCACCGATGAGCTGCTGGCCGGCGAGGTCAAGGCGCCTGACGATACGCGCGTGATCTCTGGCTCAGTATTCGCTGGCGCGATCGCCGAAGGCGCGCTGCGTTATGTGGGTCGCTTCCACAACCAGCTGAGCCTGTTGGAAGAGGGCAACAAGCGCGCCTTCATGGGCTGGCTGTCGCCCGGTGCCAACCGGCACTCGGTCATGGGTATCTATCTGTCGAAGATCCTCGGCCTCAAGAAGTACGCCCCCGACACCTCTACCAACGGCTCCGAGCGTGCCATGGTGCCGGTTGGCAACTACGAGACCGTCATGCCGCTGGATATCCTGCCTACCCAGCTGCTGCGTTCGCTGATCGTCGGCGACATTGAGTCCGCCATGCAGTTGGGGTGTCTGGAGTTGGATGAAGAGGACCTGGCGCTGTGCACCTACGTGTGCCCGGGCAAATATGAGTACGGTCCCATCCTGCGTGACAACCTCACTACCATCGAGAAAGAGGCCTGA
- a CDS encoding Na(+)-translocating NADH-quinone reductase subunit C yields MMASNNSIKKTLIVAFALCIVCSVIVSTAAVALRPLQAFNQEADRKSNILQVAGLYEEGESITKQFEQVTARAVDLRTGEYTDEVDPERYDGFSAARDPAQSRTLSGEKDIAGLSRQENFSVVYLVGDPADPEKIILPIRGQGLWGLMRGYLALKGDGNTIEGITFYSHSETPGLGGEVDNPKWKAQWDGKQVYADGEVGQGRPEIALVKGGASKPTEVDALSGASLTSKGVTNLVQFWLSEQGFGQYLAKYRDSSEEGA; encoded by the coding sequence CTGATGGCGAGTAACAACTCCATCAAGAAGACGCTGATCGTCGCCTTCGCGCTGTGCATCGTCTGCTCGGTAATCGTGTCTACTGCCGCGGTTGCACTGCGTCCGCTGCAAGCGTTCAACCAGGAGGCCGACCGCAAGTCGAATATCCTCCAGGTAGCGGGCCTCTATGAGGAAGGCGAGTCGATCACCAAGCAGTTCGAACAGGTGACCGCGCGTGCTGTCGATCTGCGCACCGGTGAATATACCGATGAGGTTGACCCTGAGCGTTACGACGGCTTCAGTGCCGCTCGTGATCCTGCTCAGTCGCGGACCCTGTCTGGCGAGAAGGATATCGCCGGTCTGTCGCGTCAGGAAAACTTTTCGGTGGTTTACCTGGTCGGGGATCCGGCCGATCCCGAGAAGATTATCCTGCCCATTCGTGGCCAGGGCCTTTGGGGGCTGATGCGCGGTTATCTGGCGCTGAAAGGCGATGGCAACACCATCGAGGGAATCACCTTCTATTCTCACTCCGAGACACCGGGGCTGGGCGGCGAAGTCGATAACCCGAAATGGAAGGCCCAGTGGGATGGCAAGCAAGTCTACGCCGATGGTGAAGTGGGCCAGGGCCGCCCGGAAATCGCACTCGTCAAAGGTGGTGCCAGCAAACCCACCGAGGTCGATGCGCTGTCAGGGGCTTCCCTGACCAGCAAGGGCGTGACCAACCTGGTGCAGTTCTGGCTTAGCGAGCAAGGCTTCGGCCAGTATCTCGCCAAGTACCGCGATTCTTCTGAAGAAGGAGCCTGA
- the nqrE gene encoding NADH:ubiquinone reductase (Na(+)-transporting) subunit E produces the protein MEHYLSLFVASVFVENMALAFFLGMCTFMAVSKKVSSALGLGIAVIAVLAITVPVNNLILTYLLDEGALSWTGVSGAENIDLSFLGYLSYIGVIAAIVQILEMFLDKYVPALYNALGVFLPLITVNCAILGATLFMSERNYNFGESVVYGVGAGFGWALAIAALAGIREKLKYSDVPAGLQGLGITFITVGLMSLGFMSFSGIQL, from the coding sequence ATCGAACATTATCTCAGCCTGTTCGTTGCCTCGGTCTTTGTCGAAAACATGGCCCTGGCCTTCTTCCTGGGCATGTGCACCTTCATGGCGGTTTCCAAGAAGGTCTCATCTGCGCTGGGCCTGGGCATTGCCGTTATCGCGGTGCTCGCGATCACCGTGCCGGTCAATAACCTGATCCTCACCTATCTGCTCGACGAAGGGGCGCTGTCCTGGACCGGTGTCAGTGGGGCCGAGAACATCGACCTGTCGTTCCTCGGTTACCTGAGCTACATCGGGGTGATCGCGGCTATCGTGCAGATTCTCGAGATGTTTCTCGACAAGTACGTGCCGGCTCTTTACAACGCCCTCGGCGTGTTCCTGCCGCTGATCACGGTGAACTGCGCAATCCTCGGCGCCACACTGTTCATGTCCGAGCGTAACTACAACTTCGGTGAATCCGTGGTGTATGGCGTAGGCGCTGGTTTCGGCTGGGCGCTGGCGATTGCGGCGCTGGCCGGGATTCGCGAGAAGCTCAAGTACAGCGATGTGCCGGCCGGTCTTCAGGGCCTGGGCATCACCTTCATCACCGTGGGTCTGATGTCGCTTGGCTTCATGTCCTTCTCCGGTATCCAGCTCTGA
- the nqrF gene encoding NADH:ubiquinone reductase (Na(+)-transporting) subunit F, with translation MVDTNIILLGVVMFTVVVIGLVGIILAARSRLVSSGDVTIEINGDPDYTLSTQAGGKLLQTLAANGIFLSSACGGGGSCAQCKCRVADGGGGILPTEESAFTMREKKEGWRLSCQVPVKQDMKIEVPEEVFGVKQWECEVTSNPNVATFIKELNLKLPDGEEVDFRAGGYVQLVAPPYDIKFSDFDIEEEYRGDWEKFELFNVSHKSEEEVIRAYSMANYPEEYGLLKFNIRIATPPPGTDHPPGLMSTYVFNLKPGDKVQVMGPFGEFFAKDTDAEMVFVGGGAGMAPMRSHIFDQLKRLNSKRKISFWYGARSWRETFYNEEFDQLAEENDNFEWHLALSDPLPEDNWEGPTGFIHNVLFDKYLKDHPAPEDCEFYMCGPPMMNASVIKMLLDMGVEPENIALDDFGG, from the coding sequence ATGGTTGATACAAATATCATCTTGCTCGGCGTGGTCATGTTCACCGTGGTCGTTATCGGCCTGGTGGGGATCATCCTGGCCGCGCGTAGCCGCCTCGTCAGCAGCGGCGACGTGACCATCGAGATCAATGGCGATCCCGATTACACCCTGAGCACACAGGCAGGCGGCAAACTGCTGCAGACCCTGGCGGCCAACGGCATTTTCCTGTCTTCCGCCTGTGGCGGCGGCGGCTCCTGTGCTCAGTGCAAGTGCCGTGTCGCCGACGGCGGCGGGGGGATCCTGCCGACCGAGGAATCCGCTTTCACCATGCGTGAAAAGAAGGAAGGCTGGCGCCTTTCTTGCCAGGTGCCGGTGAAGCAGGACATGAAGATCGAAGTTCCCGAAGAGGTTTTCGGCGTCAAGCAGTGGGAGTGCGAGGTCACCTCCAACCCCAACGTCGCGACCTTCATCAAGGAGCTCAACCTCAAGCTGCCCGACGGCGAGGAAGTCGACTTCCGCGCTGGCGGTTATGTGCAGCTGGTGGCGCCGCCCTATGACATCAAGTTCTCCGACTTCGATATCGAAGAAGAGTACCGGGGCGACTGGGAGAAGTTCGAGCTGTTCAACGTCTCCCACAAGAGCGAAGAGGAGGTCATCCGTGCCTACTCGATGGCCAACTACCCGGAAGAGTACGGCCTGCTCAAGTTCAACATTCGTATCGCTACGCCGCCGCCCGGCACCGATCATCCTCCGGGCCTGATGTCGACCTACGTCTTCAACCTGAAGCCGGGCGACAAGGTGCAGGTGATGGGTCCCTTCGGTGAGTTCTTCGCCAAAGACACCGATGCCGAAATGGTCTTCGTCGGCGGTGGTGCCGGCATGGCGCCGATGCGCAGCCATATCTTCGACCAGCTCAAGCGTCTGAACTCCAAACGCAAGATCTCGTTCTGGTACGGTGCGCGCTCCTGGCGCGAGACCTTCTACAATGAAGAGTTCGACCAGCTTGCCGAAGAAAACGACAACTTCGAGTGGCATCTGGCGCTGTCGGATCCGCTGCCCGAAGACAACTGGGAAGGCCCGACCGGCTTCATCCACAACGTGCTCTTTGACAAGTACCTCAAGGACCATCCGGCTCCCGAGGACTGCGAGTTCTACATGTGCGGGCCGCCCATGATGAACGCCTCGGTGATCAAGATGCTGCTGGATATGGGCGTCGAACCCGAGAACATCGCCTTGGATGATTTCGGTGGCTAA
- a CDS encoding NADH:ubiquinone reductase (Na(+)-transporting) subunit B has protein sequence MMGIRQTLDNLEPHFHKGGKYEQFYPLFEAVDTIFYAPPSVTKTTAHIRDGVDLKRIMITVWMCTFPAMFFGMWNAGWQANAAIADGYASMGGWREAILMLLAGGHDVSNVWSNFVLGATYFLPIYLVTFVVGGFWEVLFAIKRGHEVNEGFFVSSVLFALILPATIPLWQVALGITFGIVIGKEIFGGTGKNFLNPALTARAFLYFAYPAQISGENVWVAADGYTGATALSTAFQSGMSALTSQFSWWDAFLGYIPGSIGETSTLAILIGAAVLLWTRIASWRIMLGVFLGMVATSFLFNAIGSDTNAMFAMPWYWHLVVGGFAFGMVFMATDPVSASMTNKGRFAFGALIGVMTVLIRVVNPAFPEGIMLAILFANLFAPLIDHFFVQANIKRRQQRTGAMAEESA, from the coding sequence ATGATGGGAATCCGACAGACACTCGATAATCTCGAGCCGCACTTTCACAAGGGTGGTAAGTACGAGCAGTTCTATCCGCTCTTCGAAGCCGTCGACACGATCTTCTATGCGCCGCCCAGCGTCACCAAGACCACGGCTCACATCCGTGATGGTGTCGATCTCAAACGCATCATGATCACCGTCTGGATGTGTACCTTCCCGGCGATGTTCTTCGGTATGTGGAACGCCGGCTGGCAGGCCAATGCCGCCATCGCCGATGGTTATGCTTCCATGGGCGGCTGGCGCGAAGCCATCCTGATGCTGCTGGCCGGTGGCCATGATGTAAGCAACGTCTGGTCCAACTTCGTGCTGGGCGCGACCTACTTCCTGCCGATCTATCTGGTAACCTTCGTGGTTGGCGGTTTCTGGGAAGTATTGTTCGCCATCAAGCGCGGTCATGAGGTCAACGAAGGCTTCTTCGTCTCCTCGGTGCTGTTCGCGTTGATTCTGCCGGCGACCATTCCGCTGTGGCAGGTCGCGCTGGGTATCACCTTCGGCATCGTGATCGGCAAGGAGATCTTCGGCGGCACCGGCAAGAACTTCCTGAACCCGGCACTTACCGCCCGTGCTTTCCTGTATTTCGCCTATCCGGCGCAGATCTCGGGCGAAAACGTCTGGGTCGCGGCTGACGGTTATACAGGTGCCACGGCGCTGTCCACCGCTTTCCAGAGCGGCATGTCGGCACTGACGAGTCAGTTCAGCTGGTGGGATGCCTTCCTCGGTTACATCCCGGGCTCCATCGGTGAGACGTCGACGCTGGCGATCCTCATTGGTGCCGCGGTGCTGCTATGGACTCGCATCGCCTCCTGGCGAATCATGCTGGGCGTATTTCTCGGCATGGTAGCCACCAGTTTCCTGTTCAATGCCATCGGCTCCGATACCAATGCCATGTTCGCCATGCCCTGGTACTGGCACCTGGTAGTGGGCGGCTTCGCCTTCGGCATGGTGTTCATGGCGACCGACCCGGTCTCCGCCTCCATGACCAACAAGGGTCGCTTCGCCTTCGGCGCGCTGATCGGCGTGATGACGGTACTGATCCGTGTCGTGAACCCGGCCTTCCCCGAGGGCATCATGCTGGCCATTCTGTTCGCCAACCTGTTCGCCCCGCTGATTGACCATTTCTTTGTCCAGGCCAACATCAAGCGCCGCCAGCAGCGTACTGGTGCCATGGCTGAGGAGAGTGCCTGA
- a CDS encoding Wzz/FepE/Etk N-terminal domain-containing protein, with protein sequence MTEQRSSYDDEISLVDLAAILVRRWKALAIIFAVVVLAALAYVLTMTPTYSYVSVYEVAEQAPGGEGNADRALESANTVIAKAQSLYIAPTTRELLKQGGLESLPFSVNLSTPEDTQLVKITSEASEDRASLVEKMHSALLTSIASNQQALVDRQRASLESRLESLQASLAAAEQSTSSGAADLLASYTEQIAMTKDRLGLLQDGRIAQTAVQSLEKAGTSRTLIMALAVVLGGMLSVMGVFLLQFAGLVCSSLKEQES encoded by the coding sequence ATGACCGAGCAGCGCTCCTCCTACGATGACGAAATTTCCCTGGTCGACCTCGCGGCCATTCTGGTGCGCCGCTGGAAGGCCCTGGCCATTATATTCGCCGTGGTGGTACTGGCTGCACTAGCCTATGTGCTTACGATGACGCCGACCTATAGCTATGTGTCAGTGTATGAAGTCGCTGAACAAGCGCCGGGAGGGGAGGGCAATGCCGACCGAGCTCTAGAGTCGGCAAATACCGTCATCGCCAAGGCGCAGAGCCTTTATATTGCTCCCACCACGCGTGAGCTTCTCAAACAGGGAGGGCTTGAGTCCTTACCATTTTCTGTGAATCTATCTACGCCTGAAGATACCCAGCTGGTGAAAATTACCTCTGAGGCCTCGGAAGACAGGGCGTCTTTGGTGGAGAAAATGCACAGTGCTCTGTTGACGAGCATTGCCAGCAACCAACAAGCCTTGGTCGATCGGCAGCGGGCGAGCCTCGAGAGTCGCCTGGAAAGCCTACAAGCCTCACTCGCTGCCGCCGAGCAATCCACATCGTCTGGTGCAGCAGATCTTCTGGCCAGCTATACCGAGCAGATTGCGATGACCAAAGACCGGCTTGGCCTACTCCAGGATGGTCGAATCGCTCAGACGGCTGTCCAGAGCTTGGAAAAAGCGGGTACGAGCCGTACGCTGATCATGGCGCTGGCCGTGGTGTTGGGGGGCATGCTTTCTGTGATGGGCGTGTTTCTTCTGCAGTTTGCGGGTCTTGTCTGCAGCAGCCTCAAAGAACAGGAATCCTAA
- the sthA gene encoding Si-specific NAD(P)(+) transhydrogenase, producing the protein MAVHNYDVVVIGTGPSGESAAINAAKHGKRVAIIEKQQSVGGNCTHWGTIPSKALRHQVKQIMAFNTNRMFRDIGEPRWFSFPKVLQRSQVTIDQQVEMRTTFYARNRIDVFFGVARFKDEHTLLVRDNHEGVEEINAQKIVIATGSRPYRPADIDFRHPRIYCSDTVLGLSHTPRTLIIFGAGVIGSEYASIFSGLGVKVDLLDSRDRLLSFLDDEISDALSYHLRHHGALIRHNEDYERVEGDESGVVVHLKSGKKLRADAFLWANGRTGNTDQLGLENIGLEANGRGQLQVDNHYRTAIPHIYAVGDVIGWPSLASAAYDQGRNASDDLLDEDFRFVDDVPTGIYTIPEISSVGKTERELTGAKVPYEVAQAFFKDTARAQITGDTVGMLKILFHRESLEILGIHCFGDQASEIVHIGQAIMQQEGGANTLKYFINTTFNYPTMAEAYRVAAQNGLNRLF; encoded by the coding sequence ATGGCAGTTCATAATTACGACGTGGTGGTGATCGGTACCGGTCCCTCCGGCGAAAGCGCCGCGATCAACGCCGCGAAGCATGGCAAACGAGTGGCAATCATCGAGAAGCAGCAGTCCGTGGGTGGCAACTGCACCCACTGGGGGACCATCCCCTCCAAGGCGCTGCGCCATCAGGTCAAGCAGATCATGGCCTTCAACACCAACCGCATGTTTCGCGATATCGGCGAGCCACGGTGGTTCTCGTTTCCCAAGGTGCTGCAGCGTTCTCAGGTAACCATCGACCAGCAGGTCGAAATGCGCACCACCTTCTATGCCCGTAATCGTATCGACGTGTTCTTCGGCGTGGCCCGCTTCAAGGATGAGCACACCCTGTTGGTGCGCGATAACCACGAAGGCGTCGAAGAAATCAACGCCCAGAAGATCGTCATCGCGACCGGCTCGCGCCCATATCGCCCGGCAGATATCGACTTCCGTCACCCGCGTATCTACTGCTCTGACACCGTTCTCGGGCTGTCACACACGCCGCGGACCCTGATCATCTTCGGTGCCGGCGTGATCGGCAGCGAGTATGCCTCGATCTTCTCCGGCCTCGGCGTCAAGGTCGACCTGCTCGACTCCCGTGACCGCCTGCTGTCCTTCCTCGATGACGAAATCAGCGACGCGCTGTCCTATCACCTGCGCCACCACGGGGCGTTGATCCGTCACAACGAAGACTATGAACGGGTAGAGGGCGACGAGTCTGGCGTCGTCGTGCATCTCAAGTCCGGCAAGAAGCTGCGCGCCGATGCCTTCCTGTGGGCCAACGGCCGCACCGGCAATACCGACCAGCTGGGGCTTGAGAACATCGGCCTGGAGGCCAATGGCCGCGGCCAGCTGCAGGTCGACAACCACTACCGTACCGCGATTCCGCATATTTATGCGGTGGGCGACGTGATTGGCTGGCCGAGCCTCGCCAGTGCCGCCTACGACCAGGGGCGCAACGCAAGCGACGACCTGCTCGATGAGGACTTCCGCTTCGTTGATGATGTCCCGACCGGCATCTACACCATTCCCGAGATCAGCTCGGTGGGCAAGACCGAGCGCGAGCTGACCGGCGCCAAGGTACCCTACGAAGTGGCGCAGGCCTTCTTCAAGGACACCGCCCGCGCGCAGATCACCGGCGACACCGTTGGTATGCTCAAGATCCTCTTCCACCGCGAGAGCCTCGAGATTCTCGGCATCCACTGCTTCGGCGACCAGGCCTCCGAGATCGTGCACATCGGCCAGGCGATCATGCAGCAGGAAGGCGGGGCCAACACCCTCAAGTACTTCATCAATACCACCTTCAACTATCCGACCATGGCCGAAGCCTACCGGGTAGCTGCCCAGAACGGCCTGAACCGCCTGTTTTGA
- the nqrM gene encoding (Na+)-NQR maturation NqrM — MTIWFLVFGFMLLLMAAMAVGVILGRKPIAGSCGGLNNLGLKNGCDICGGNDKTCEEENKKATSARRASDESRGADLGYDATRR; from the coding sequence ATGACTATCTGGTTTTTGGTATTTGGTTTCATGCTGCTGCTGATGGCCGCCATGGCTGTCGGCGTTATACTCGGTCGCAAGCCTATTGCCGGTTCCTGTGGCGGGCTCAATAACCTGGGCCTCAAGAATGGCTGCGATATCTGCGGCGGCAACGACAAGACCTGCGAAGAAGAGAACAAAAAGGCCACCAGTGCCCGCCGTGCCAGCGACGAGAGCCGTGGCGCGGACCTTGGCTATGACGCCACCCGGCGCTGA